In Spea bombifrons isolate aSpeBom1 chromosome 12, aSpeBom1.2.pri, whole genome shotgun sequence, the following proteins share a genomic window:
- the PEX14 gene encoding peroxisomal membrane protein PEX14, with translation MASSDQVEPPAQSVSPVINEKGVPREQLIATAVKFLQNPRVRQSPVSTRKDFLKRKGLTDEEIDLALQQSGTAHGDAQTLAAGMGVPLAVPSHQLVVQPYSPPGSRWRGYGALAIILAGIAFGFHQLYKRYLLPLIVGGKESRKQLQRIESAVSEMSGSVTQTVTQLQATLAAVQELLVQQQQKIQELSQELAASKHSSSTNTILESQNIQELKSEIYSLKGLLLNRRQFPPSPSAPKIPAWQIQVKPPTLSGSAVLNHNSSSDISPVSNESGSSSPVKESHSPEGSKMNPHHLTPTGEEEPDIDVQSQVRMEVQGEEEEEEEEEDIGQADEEDHIAVQTEDRRGGDGQINEQVEKLRRPEGASNEMD, from the exons atCGCCACCGCCGTGAAGTTTCTGCAGAACCCCCGGGTCCGCCAGAGTCCGGTGTCCACCAGGAAGGACtttctgaaaagaaaag GGTTAACCGATGAGGAGATCGACTTGGCGCTGCAGCAGTCTGGCACAGCCCACGGCGATGCACAAACTTTGGCGGCCGGTATGGGGGTCCCGCTCGCCGTCCCGTCTCATCAGCTGGTGGTGCAGCCATACA GTCCCCCCGGCTCTCGCTGGAGAGGATACGGAGCGCTCGCCATTATCCTGGCTGGCATAGCCTTTGGCTTCCACCAGCTTTACAAG AGATACCTGCTCCCTCTGATCGTCGGCGGCAAGGAGAGCCGCAAGCAGCTGCAACGCATCGAGTCCGCGGTGTCTGAGATGAGTGGTAGCGTGACACAGACAG TGACTCAGCTCCAGGCTACACTTGCGGCGGTGCAGGAATTGCTggtccagcagcagcagaagattCAGGAGTTGTCGCAGGAACTCGCCGCATCAAAG CATTCCAGTTCCACCAACACCATCCTGGAATCCCAAAACATCCAAGAACTGAAGTCGGAAATTTACTCCTTGAAAGGGCTGCTACTGAACAG GAGACAATTTCCACCATCCCCTTCCGCGCCCAAGATCCCCGCCTGGCAAATCCAAGTCAAACCTCCAACGTTATCCGGCTCGGCCGTGCTGAACCACAACAGCAGCAGCGACATTTCCCCCGTGAGCAACGAGTCCGGCTCGTCCTCTCCGGTGAAGGAGAGCCACAGCCCGGAAGGTTCCAAGATGAACCCCCACCATTTGACCCCCACTGGGGAAGAAGAACCTGACATTGATGTTCAGAGTCAGGTGCGCATGGAAGTACaaggagaggaagaggaagaggaagaggaagaagatatTGGGCAAGCAGACGAGGAAGACCACATCGCGGTCCAGACAGAAGACCGCAGAGGGGGAGACGGGCAAATCAACGAGCAGGTAGAGAAGCTACGTCGGCCCGAAGGTGCCAGCAATGAAATGGACTAA